The genomic interval GCGATGCGGCCCTGGGAACCCGCCGCCCAGCAGCCGCAGCAACCGCAGCAGGCCCAGCAGTTCCCGCCGCAGCAGATGCAGCAGCAGCCCGGCGACGCCCTCGCCGACCCGTACGGCGCGTGGCAGCAGCCGCCGCCCCCGCGGCGCCGCATCATCGTGTGGATCGGGAACCTGATCCTCGTGGCCCTCGCCGCGATCGCGCCCTACGTCTCGCTCGCGCTCCTGCTGCTCTTCGGCGCGCTCGCCCGCACCTGGGAGCAGTCGCACCGCACCGTCCTCTCCCGGCGCTCCCGGGGATCGGCGAACGGGGCGGCACGGACCGCCGCCGGATTCGCCGCGCCCTTCCGCTTCGTCCTCGGCCTCGTCGTCACCGCCCTGCAGGCGCTGTTCCCGCTGATCCTGGGGCTCCTCGTCGGCATGGCCGTCGACGCGGGCTTCGTGCTCCTGCGCGAGGTCCAGCCGCCCGACGCGGTCGCCTTCGCCGTCGCCATGGCGATCACGGTGCTGCTGGTGTGGGTCGGGATCGGCGCGCGCACCACCCGCGACGGCGCACATCGGGTCGTCGAGGCCGCGACGCCCGACACCGTGTGGAGCCTGGTCGTGGGCGTGCTGCTCGTGCTCCTGCTCGGCGCGATCGTCTCCGTGGCCGTCGCCCGCGGAGGCTCCATCGACTACCTGCCCTTCTACAACCTGCCGACGCTGGACCGGATCGCCTTCTGGCGCTGAGCGCAGCAGCCGGCCGGCGGGCCGACGGTGATGGCCGCCACGACCCTCCAGGCACGATCAGGACCCGTCGGTAGACTGCGCGGCGCGTCCGGGATGAGACCGGGCGCGCACGACCCAGACCCGTCGCCCGCGCGGCGACGAGAAGGATCCGAGGAGGATCATGGCCGCATCGAACGCCCAGGATCGCCGCGAGGCCCAGCGCGAGGCGATCCGCCAGCAGCGCCAGGCGGAGCTCAAGCGTCAGCGCAACGTCCGCACCGCCGTGATCGCCGCGGTCGTCGTGGTCGTGCTCCTCATCGCAGGCGGCGTCGGCTACCTGATCTGGAACTCGACCCGACCCGAGGGCCCCGTCGCGACGCCCCAGGGGATCCCGGAGGGGCAGCCGTACTACTCGCTCGGCGCGCCCGAGGACTCGGGCAAGCCCGTGGTCGAGCTGCACGTGGACTTCATGTGCCCGATCTGCGGCCAGTTCGAGGAGACCAACGGCAAGGATCTGCGCACCATCATCGACAAGAAGGAAGCGACGGTGCACCTCTACACCCGGCGCTTCCTCGACGGGAACTCGACGACGGGTGACTACTCGACGCGCGCTGCGAACGCCGCGGCCTGCGTCTACAACGATGATCCCGACAACTTCATGGACTTCCAGACCGCGCTGTTCGACAACCAGCCCGCCGAGGGCAGCGCCGGACTGAGCAACGACCAGCTCGCGGAGTACGCGAAGAAGGCCGGGGCGAGCGACTCCGTCTCCAGCTGCATCGACAAGAGCACGTACAAGTCGTGGGTGCGGAACGTGGTCGAGCCGGCGGCGAAGAAGGATGCCGACGGCGGCGGCACGCCGTACGTGAAGGTCGACGACACGGTCCTCGACTCCACCAAGTGGAGCCAGGAGGGCGTGTTCCTCAAGACCGTCGAGGACGCGGCCAAGGGCTGAGCGCCCTCGGACCTCGCCGATCGCGCCCGACGCCTGCGGTCCGGTACCCTTTCGGGGTGCCGGACCGCAGTCGTCCGGGCACCCGCTGGAGTGGCGCAACGGTAGCGCACCTGTCTTGTAAACAGGCGGTTGCGAGTTCGAATCTCGTCTCCAGCTCTCTGACCAGTCATCACGCCTCGAGCTGTGCCAGCTCCCCGCCCTCCGTCACCGCTTTCGTCACCGGATTGGTGTCCGGCGTGATGGTGAACAGCTCCTCGAGGACCGACCCGGCGATGTCCGGAGTGGACTGCCAGTCGCCGTAGACCTTGAGAGTGAAGCTCGGGTCTGTGTGGCCCAGCAGAGCGGCGACCTCGAGAGGGGAGCGGCCCAGGAGTAGGAGCGTGGTCGCGTAGGTGCGGCGGAACACGTGGGGCGTAGCCCAGGGGAGCCGGACGCTCTCGTGATCGAATGCCTTGCGGAACCTGTTGTGCACGTTGCTCCGGTCGCGGATGGTCCCGCGCTCAGAGGGGAACACCAGGCCGAGCGTGTTCCATGTCGGCTCGAGCTTCGCTCGTGCCCGATCCGTCGCCTTCGCTTCCCTGAGCATCTTCGCCAGCGAGGGAGAGATCGGGACGCGGCGCATGCCCGTAGCCGTCTTGGTGTGATCCTGGAGGTACAGCCCCTCGCCGTCCTTCCTTGCGACGGTCGCGGCGACGGTGACGGCGGGCTGTGCGGCCTCGAGGTGGACGTGCTCCCAGGTGAGTGCCAGAACCTCGCCGATGCGGAGCCCCG from Brachybacterium kimchii carries:
- a CDS encoding DsbA family protein, which encodes MAASNAQDRREAQREAIRQQRQAELKRQRNVRTAVIAAVVVVVLLIAGGVGYLIWNSTRPEGPVATPQGIPEGQPYYSLGAPEDSGKPVVELHVDFMCPICGQFEETNGKDLRTIIDKKEATVHLYTRRFLDGNSTTGDYSTRAANAAACVYNDDPDNFMDFQTALFDNQPAEGSAGLSNDQLAEYAKKAGASDSVSSCIDKSTYKSWVRNVVEPAAKKDADGGGTPYVKVDDTVLDSTKWSQEGVFLKTVEDAAKG